The Candidatus Aegiribacteria sp. genome has a segment encoding these proteins:
- the clpX gene encoding ATP-dependent Clp protease ATP-binding subunit ClpX, producing the protein MGNIMGKEKKCSFCGRSIAEVNQLIQGPGVHICDECIRYCNELVEIEKDIKPDVPELVKEILPVPSEIKAQLDEYVVGQEQAKKVLSVAVYNHYKRLRSRNNSGDVELEKSNILLMGPTGVGKTLLAQTLARILDVPFAIADATTLTEAGYVGEDVENILLRLLQVTDMDVLAAQQGIIYIDELDKISRKSENPSITRDVSGEGVQQALLKIIEGTVASVPPQGGRKHPYQDNILVDTSNILFICGGAFNDLDKIIEKRLKKSSMGFSATVNSVADSDTNIMANVQPHDLVRYGLVPELVGRLPVHVALDDLDIDDLVNVLTKPRNALVRQYEYLFELEDVKLEFTKSALKEVAQTAKKIGTGARGLRSVIENVLLEPMYYLPDLDDVSKLVVSPAVIRGESEPRIVRSRKKKETGKAG; encoded by the coding sequence ATGGGAAATATTATGGGTAAGGAAAAAAAGTGTTCATTCTGTGGAAGATCAATTGCTGAGGTTAACCAGCTGATACAAGGTCCCGGCGTTCATATCTGCGATGAGTGTATAAGGTACTGCAACGAGCTGGTTGAGATTGAAAAGGACATCAAGCCTGATGTTCCGGAACTCGTAAAGGAGATTCTGCCTGTTCCTTCCGAGATAAAGGCGCAGCTGGATGAATATGTGGTCGGTCAGGAGCAGGCCAAAAAGGTTCTTTCGGTTGCCGTTTACAACCATTACAAAAGATTGCGATCCAGAAACAATTCCGGGGATGTTGAACTCGAGAAAAGCAATATTCTCCTGATGGGACCCACAGGCGTCGGAAAGACGCTTCTGGCGCAGACTCTGGCCAGAATACTGGATGTTCCTTTTGCAATAGCGGATGCGACCACACTTACAGAAGCGGGGTATGTCGGAGAGGATGTCGAGAATATCCTGCTCAGACTGCTTCAGGTTACTGATATGGATGTTCTTGCCGCGCAACAGGGTATCATCTATATAGACGAACTTGACAAGATTTCGAGAAAGTCTGAGAATCCGTCTATTACAAGGGATGTTTCCGGTGAGGGAGTACAGCAGGCTCTTCTGAAGATCATCGAAGGAACTGTTGCAAGCGTACCTCCTCAGGGTGGCAGAAAACACCCTTATCAGGATAATATTCTCGTAGATACCAGCAATATCCTCTTCATCTGCGGAGGTGCATTCAATGACCTGGATAAGATCATAGAGAAACGTCTTAAAAAAAGCTCAATGGGATTTAGTGCAACCGTCAACTCAGTTGCTGACAGTGACACCAATATTATGGCTAACGTTCAACCGCATGATCTGGTCAGATATGGTCTGGTTCCCGAACTTGTCGGCAGACTGCCCGTTCATGTGGCACTTGATGATCTGGATATTGATGATCTTGTCAATGTTCTTACAAAGCCCAGAAATGCCCTTGTACGACAGTACGAATACCTTTTCGAACTCGAGGATGTAAAACTTGAATTTACAAAAAGTGCCCTTAAAGAGGTTGCGCAGACAGCGAAGAAGATTGGCACCGGAGCCAGAGGATTACGTTCCGTAATCGAGAATGTACTTCTGGAACCCATGTACTATCTGCCTGATCTTGATGATGTGAGTAAACTCGTGGTTTCTCCTGCCGTGATCAGAGGAGAATCAGAACCGAGGATTGTCAGATCCCGGAAAAAGAAGGAAACCGGAAAAGCCGGCTGA
- the yihA gene encoding ribosome biogenesis GTP-binding protein YihA/YsxC, with the protein MSSLNVKFLRSCPGSGSLPHDGLPEVSFAGRSNVGKSSLLNRLNGGTSVARTSSRPGCTQFLNLYSVSGSYYIVDLPGYGYARAPSKNREEWAGWIMTYLMERLPLRGVVLLVDARHPCLPIDMEMVEFLKNRGRPYVIALTKSDKLKKGKLASAVRKAQDMGPVIPVSSITGSGIKELKKWLFQAVS; encoded by the coding sequence ATGTCTTCACTAAATGTTAAATTTCTTCGAAGTTGTCCCGGTTCCGGGAGTCTTCCCCATGACGGGTTGCCTGAAGTATCTTTTGCAGGCCGATCCAATGTGGGTAAATCATCACTTCTTAACAGACTGAACGGGGGCACATCAGTAGCCCGGACAAGTTCCAGACCCGGTTGCACACAGTTTCTCAATCTTTACTCAGTTTCCGGCAGTTACTACATTGTAGATCTTCCTGGATATGGATATGCTCGGGCGCCATCAAAGAATCGCGAAGAGTGGGCCGGTTGGATCATGACCTATCTGATGGAAAGATTGCCGCTGCGGGGAGTTGTCCTTCTGGTCGATGCAAGGCATCCGTGTCTCCCTATTGATATGGAAATGGTTGAATTCCTGAAGAACCGGGGGAGACCATATGTGATTGCGCTTACTAAATCGGATAAACTGAAAAAAGGAAAACTTGCTTCAGCAGTCAGAAAAGCTCAGGATATGGGGCCGGTAATTCCAGTGTCATCAATTACGGGATCCGGGATAAAGGAATTGAAAAAATGGCTTTTCCAGGCTGTCTCATAA
- a CDS encoding adenylosuccinate synthase, whose protein sequence is MPATILTGLQWGDEGKGKMVDHLSGTADAVARFSGGANAGHTVETGGRRIALHQLPSGLIHPDPLGIIGAGCVLDPAALMDEIKTLETNGISITDRLSISGKVHLVHPAGKYFERKNEDERGVSAIGTTYRGIGPTYVRKFMREGIRLEDAAMPDIFLEKSALITEDCLKTLDLSEDEIRSLNSEVEIFNSISLKLVEYAEDVSLLLARILDNDGSVIAEGAQGTLLDPDHGTYPFVTCGSCVAGAACTSLGIGPVRIDEVVGVMKAYSTRVGNGPFPTELTCALGERIREQGNEYGATTGRPRRCGWFDAVLTNYTARINGCTWTALTLLDVLSGIPELKVCKKYVLDPETDLTLFETGARLGNHTPVYETLPGWEENISGERDWEALPENAKQYVLLIEQLIGVPIKAISTGPAREDLIWRM, encoded by the coding sequence ATGCCAGCGACCATATTAACAGGGTTGCAATGGGGAGATGAAGGCAAGGGAAAAATGGTTGATCACCTTTCGGGAACCGCTGATGCAGTTGCGAGGTTTTCAGGAGGTGCGAACGCGGGGCATACCGTTGAAACAGGAGGGCGAAGGATTGCTCTCCACCAGCTTCCGAGCGGACTGATTCACCCTGATCCCCTTGGAATCATCGGTGCGGGCTGTGTACTGGACCCAGCAGCACTGATGGATGAAATCAAGACACTGGAAACAAATGGAATCTCAATCACGGACAGGCTTTCCATTTCAGGAAAAGTACATCTTGTACATCCCGCAGGTAAATATTTCGAGAGAAAAAATGAGGATGAAAGAGGTGTTTCAGCAATAGGAACTACATATAGAGGAATCGGCCCGACCTATGTCCGGAAATTCATGCGGGAAGGTATCCGGCTGGAGGATGCTGCGATGCCGGACATATTCCTGGAGAAATCTGCGCTGATAACCGAAGATTGCCTGAAAACACTTGATCTATCTGAAGATGAGATCAGATCTCTCAACAGTGAAGTGGAAATTTTCAACAGTATATCTCTGAAGCTTGTTGAATATGCTGAGGATGTATCTCTTCTCCTGGCAAGAATACTGGACAACGATGGTTCCGTTATCGCTGAAGGAGCACAGGGAACTCTTCTTGATCCTGATCATGGCACATACCCCTTTGTTACATGCGGTTCGTGTGTAGCGGGAGCGGCATGCACCAGTCTCGGGATAGGACCGGTAAGGATTGATGAAGTTGTCGGAGTCATGAAAGCCTATTCCACCAGGGTGGGGAACGGACCGTTTCCCACTGAGCTTACCTGTGCGCTCGGTGAACGAATAAGAGAGCAGGGAAACGAATATGGCGCAACTACAGGAAGACCCAGAAGATGCGGGTGGTTTGATGCCGTTCTGACGAATTACACGGCCAGGATAAATGGATGCACCTGGACTGCTCTAACACTTCTGGATGTGCTGAGCGGTATACCGGAACTGAAAGTCTGCAAGAAGTACGTGCTTGACCCGGAAACAGATCTTACACTGTTCGAAACCGGGGCAAGACTGGGGAATCATACCCCTGTTTACGAAACTCTGCCCGGATGGGAAGAAAACATTTCCGGAGAACGGGACTGGGAAGCTCTGCCTGAAAATGCGAAACAGTACGTGCTGCTCATTGAGCAGCTTATCGGAGTACCCATCAAAGCAATTTCCACAGGACCCGCCAGGGAGGATCTGATCTGGAGAATGTAG
- a CDS encoding ATP-dependent Clp protease proteolytic subunit, which produces MPSIIPFVVEREGNRERSYDIYSRLLKERIIFVGDTMTGQTASLIVAQLLFLEGEDSKKDINMYISSPGGMVSSGLAIYDTMQFIKPPIATFCMGTAASMAAVLLAAGAKGKRNILPHARVMIHQPMGGAQGQATDIEIQAREITKSKETLNTILAEHTGQSLERITTDTDRNFWMDAQEAVDYGVVDNMLLSRT; this is translated from the coding sequence ATGCCATCTATCATACCGTTTGTTGTAGAGCGAGAAGGAAACAGGGAAAGATCCTACGATATTTATTCACGCCTTCTGAAGGAGCGGATCATATTTGTAGGTGATACCATGACCGGTCAGACCGCCAGCCTGATTGTCGCCCAGTTGTTGTTTCTTGAAGGAGAGGATTCCAAAAAGGACATCAACATGTATATCAGCAGCCCTGGAGGCATGGTTTCATCAGGGCTTGCGATTTACGATACAATGCAGTTCATCAAACCACCGATAGCTACATTCTGTATGGGTACCGCCGCAAGTATGGCAGCAGTCCTTCTGGCTGCGGGCGCGAAGGGTAAACGGAACATTCTTCCTCATGCAAGAGTGATGATTCATCAGCCAATGGGAGGAGCCCAGGGCCAGGCCACAGATATAGAGATACAGGCCAGGGAGATTACTAAATCAAAGGAAACACTGAATACTATTCTTGCTGAGCATACAGGGCAGTCGCTTGAAAGAATAACAACCGATACGGACAGGAATTTCTGGATGGATGCACAGGAAGCGGTTGATTACGGTGTAGTAGATAACATGCTTTTATCCAGGACTTGA
- a CDS encoding YchF/TatD family DNA exonuclease, whose protein sequence is MVPGISPASSRKAAELASEYQGIFAAAGIHPNDADIDSADMFTDITRTVLYPGVLAVGETGLDFFHKRVSPSLQIELFEKHIHLAEIFGLTLIVHSRDAEETVLDVLGENPGVPVIMHCYTGPDKVAQEAADRGFFIGFAGPLTYRRNDRLRRLAESLPKEQVLVETDAPYLAPEPVRGERNEPCYVIHTAGVLADLWNMDMLAASKILLENSLRAFQLAPVSRTDLVYMLYNRIYMNITGRCTNHCRFCVRDRTDGIGGYYLKHHEEPSDKRLMDIIGTLQPVWAEEIVFCGYGEPTMRPELLLTLAKTASEKGFSVRLNTNGLCLERLSPEETLRLLEPFNDVSVSLNASDMEEYNAVCVPDNDSAWDRLQEFIQLSREVCRTRLTAVRYPGVDMKSIAAYADRISLPFRIRG, encoded by the coding sequence ATGGTTCCCGGAATATCACCGGCAAGCAGCCGGAAGGCTGCGGAATTAGCATCGGAATATCAGGGGATATTTGCTGCTGCAGGAATCCATCCGAATGATGCAGATATCGATTCTGCGGATATGTTCACTGACATTACAAGAACAGTGCTATACCCCGGAGTTCTAGCTGTGGGAGAAACAGGACTGGACTTTTTTCATAAGAGAGTTTCCCCTTCGCTCCAGATTGAGCTTTTCGAGAAACATATTCATCTGGCGGAGATTTTCGGATTGACACTGATAGTGCATTCCAGAGATGCCGAAGAAACTGTCCTGGATGTTCTGGGCGAGAATCCCGGAGTACCGGTAATAATGCATTGTTATACCGGACCGGATAAGGTTGCTCAAGAGGCAGCTGATAGAGGTTTTTTTATCGGGTTCGCAGGACCGCTCACATACAGGAGGAATGATAGACTCAGAAGATTGGCTGAATCACTGCCGAAAGAACAGGTTCTTGTTGAAACAGATGCTCCTTACCTGGCGCCTGAGCCTGTTCGTGGGGAAAGAAACGAACCCTGCTATGTTATACACACAGCCGGGGTTCTGGCAGATTTGTGGAATATGGACATGCTTGCTGCTTCGAAGATACTTCTTGAAAATTCGCTTCGTGCTTTTCAGCTCGCGCCTGTGTCCAGAACGGATCTTGTATACATGCTCTATAACAGAATATACATGAATATCACAGGCAGATGTACAAATCATTGCCGTTTCTGCGTTAGAGACAGAACCGACGGCATAGGCGGGTACTATCTGAAGCACCATGAAGAGCCTTCTGACAAGAGACTCATGGATATTATCGGCACGCTTCAGCCGGTATGGGCTGAAGAAATCGTTTTTTGCGGATACGGCGAGCCAACCATGAGACCGGAGCTTCTGCTTACTCTCGCGAAAACAGCCTCGGAAAAAGGTTTCTCCGTTCGGCTCAATACGAATGGTCTCTGTCTTGAGAGGTTGTCTCCTGAAGAAACGCTCAGGCTTCTCGAACCTTTTAATGATGTCAGCGTGAGCCTCAACGCGTCTGATATGGAAGAGTACAACGCTGTATGTGTTCCGGACAATGATTCAGCATGGGACAGGCTGCAGGAATTCATTCAGCTTTCAAGGGAAGTATGCAGAACCAGGCTTACAGCTGTTCGTTATCCCGGAGTAGATATGAAATCAATTGCTGCTTACGCCGATAGGATCAGTCTTCCGTTCAGGATCAGAGGATAA
- the tig gene encoding trigger factor → MYDIVKSEENRRTVCFTESSDRISSHFRDIRKQITKDLEIPGFRPGKVPRSIIEKQYGNIIKAEVADIVRRELTSAMLEEEDWILDDNDPEGKIELPAEEKAYSFEMTFSLYETPEPEGLDGIKIELPSLDIETAVEDTIDSFREKMVSFETVDRQSEEGDLVLLEAVPDGDSGEPQEFSIRIGESQIGTGFDELVLGAAAGTQFLARMDNDTEENLHPVHRFRIMDIRHPVLPELNDEFAKKAADVDSVEDLRKKVEESVRNRYEQEIVFLKEREAIDSLLESNPFDPPVYMVDNLTQDYLKRLGEEEPGKETIEATKELALKKVREFLVLRAVALKENIEITEEDINTEKNSEESAASVLDRLRNRKAVELILDRADIIDKKPRKGKDKNTSGEEPDSSWHWISVEDNGAEPNKEISREEEQS, encoded by the coding sequence ATGTATGACATTGTGAAGTCAGAAGAGAACAGAAGAACCGTATGTTTTACGGAATCATCCGACAGGATATCATCGCATTTCCGTGATATTCGCAAGCAGATTACAAAGGATCTTGAAATACCGGGGTTCAGACCCGGGAAAGTACCCAGGTCGATTATTGAAAAGCAGTATGGAAATATTATAAAGGCGGAAGTCGCTGATATCGTCAGGCGGGAACTCACTTCAGCAATGCTCGAAGAGGAAGACTGGATACTTGATGATAATGATCCTGAGGGAAAGATAGAACTTCCCGCGGAGGAGAAAGCGTACTCTTTCGAAATGACTTTTTCACTCTATGAAACCCCTGAACCCGAAGGGCTCGACGGTATTAAAATAGAACTGCCTTCTCTCGATATTGAAACTGCGGTAGAAGATACGATAGATTCGTTCCGCGAGAAAATGGTCAGCTTTGAAACAGTTGACAGGCAGTCTGAAGAAGGTGACCTTGTGCTGCTTGAAGCGGTGCCGGACGGAGATTCGGGAGAACCGCAGGAGTTCAGTATTAGAATCGGAGAATCACAGATTGGAACAGGTTTTGATGAACTGGTTCTGGGAGCTGCGGCAGGCACACAGTTCCTGGCCAGGATGGATAATGATACAGAGGAAAACCTGCATCCTGTTCATAGATTCAGGATAATGGATATCAGACATCCTGTTCTCCCCGAGCTTAACGACGAATTTGCAAAGAAAGCAGCTGACGTTGACAGTGTGGAAGATCTCCGGAAAAAAGTAGAGGAAAGCGTCAGAAACCGCTACGAGCAGGAGATAGTTTTTCTTAAAGAAAGAGAAGCCATTGACAGTCTTCTGGAAAGCAACCCGTTCGACCCGCCTGTATACATGGTTGATAACCTTACACAGGACTACCTTAAAAGGCTTGGGGAAGAAGAACCAGGCAAGGAAACCATAGAGGCGACAAAAGAACTGGCTTTGAAAAAGGTTCGGGAATTCCTTGTGCTCAGAGCTGTTGCTTTGAAGGAAAATATCGAAATTACTGAAGAGGACATTAATACTGAAAAGAACTCCGAAGAGTCGGCTGCATCCGTTCTGGACAGACTCAGAAACAGAAAAGCTGTGGAACTTATCCTTGATCGTGCTGATATCATTGATAAGAAGCCCCGAAAGGGAAAAGACAAGAATACATCCGGGGAAGAACCGGACTCATCCTGGCACTGGATAAGTGTTGAAGATAACGGAGCAGAACCGAATAAGGAAATATCCAGGGAAGAGGAGCAATCCTGA